Genomic window (Rhododendron vialii isolate Sample 1 chromosome 4a, ASM3025357v1):
CTTCTAAATTCGTAGTGGAGAAatatgtttaattttttttgggcaatGAAGCCTTGGAATTTGAAATGGCGTTTTGATATTAGAACTTGGCTTATTGAATGAGCATTAGAGGCCCGTTGAGTCTACCACGGGTCATATTGTATTGATCCAAACGGGTCTATTTGTAGAGTCCTATAATAAGTACATCATCCAagcaaaaatcattttgaagGGTCTCATTTTTTGAACTCAACTGCAAATCACTGTACATAACCTTATTTTGTaagaaaatttgtttgtttaaaaTTACTTTACTATGAAAGCATTTCAAAGGGAATAGGTTCAAGTAATACAATGAGGATTTTAATAAGTTCCCAAAAATATTAAGCCTAAGCAAGAATTTTTGTGAACAGTGAAGTActtcgcccccccccccccccccccccccccccgcaaaAGTCACACAAGGGAGTAATGATTCAGTGATCTTAGAGTACGTACCGTCACGTGGTGCTCTAGCATGATCTACCACACGTTTCTGTGGAATCTATACACTTAGTACTAAGCCCCATAAGAATATTTGATGGATAATGGTATTGGGGCATTGTCAAGTGGTGCCCCGAGACCACCAAATGATTTTTTCACAGGTGCATGAATATCAAACACTTCTTTCTTCCTCTATAAATACAGAGTTAAGTATTCCTCAAAGCCATAGCTAAAAGACCAGagccttcttctttctcaacTCAACTTGTTATATCCCCCAAAACTCCATTTCCATGGCTCCAGTTCCTCTCTCCCCTGTCAATGTCGGGCACATCGACGATGTCCAAGAACTGAGGAAGgccaaacccacaaaaattccCGAAAGATTCGTTCGGGACGAGACTGAAAGGCCTTCACTTTCCAAAACCAATCTTTCTTCAGCTTATGAAACCATACCTGTTGTTGACTTATCAAAACTTGTCAAGGGTAGCCAAGATGAATTccaaaaagaaatttcaaagcTTGCAGTCTCTTGTGAAGAATGGGGATTCTTTCAGGTTAGTGGATATCGTTTTTTCTTCATGTTTCAAGATCTTAATTATGTCAGGGAAATGGTAATCTTGAGGAATGATGGGGGGTATTTTTCTGCCTTGAAATGATATATAGGacacaaagaaaagaaaagaaaaactatatACCGATATACGCGAAAACGTATTCAGAAAAAGTGTTGGTCGTTACGTGAATGCCTATGTACACAGAATACGtacccaaaaattaaaagatgacCTTATTTCATTCTGAATACTTTTTCTGGGTACGTAGCGtttctacttaacataatggtCACAGAAGCCAACGCTTCCAATTGATTTTGGATATTTGATTTGGCAGGTGATAAACCATGGGATTGATCTGGATTTGCTTGAGAGCATAGAAAAAGTGGGGAAAGAATTTTTCATGCTGCCTTTGGAGGAGAAACAGAAGTATCCAATGGCTCCGGGCACGGTTCAGGGATACGGACAGGCTTTCGTTTTCTCAGAGGACCAGAAGTTGGATTGGTGCAACATGTTTGCCCTTGGAGTTGAGCCCCACTTTATAAGAGTCCCAAAGCTTTGGCCAACCAAGCCTCACAAGTTTAGGTAAATGACTACAATACCCATGATGGGTAATTTTGTCCCCAtccttttggttttgctttcttttccaaaacccAGTTTATGAAAATCTTGAGAACGATCCTTaagttttcagttttttttagTTGCGTAAATACCTGTTCCACAAGGGTTTGGATTCTCTGGAGTTACTGTTCCAGACAGTCTAATAATGTTCTCACAAAGTTAGAGCCTTAGAGGCTCTTACTGCCAAAGGGTTTCTTGTGGAACCCATGTCTGCGGGATAGTTCCAATAATTGTTCGGGACAGTTATCGGAGATGATGCGTTTCCTCTTTAGAAACAGATGGCCaaaaatgtgtttttctcacttttaacttttaagaaaataaactcAGAAACCCCCAAACCAGAAACCATACCAAACAACCCAAAACCTTGGAAAACCCCAAAACCAGAAACCATACCAAACAACCCAAAACCTTGAACAACGAAGCCACCTAAGTTTAGGTATAAATGGCAGCACTATGATGACTCTTTTACATATTTTAGTTAAAAGTTCGAAGACACGGGTGgccatttctatttttttattagaaaacaaTTTTCCAAAAACAGTCCACCTGTCTTTTCTGAAAATTAtaaaagtttttattattttttttgatccgtgaAAATTATAAAAGTTGAACACAGAAAATTAAAACAATACCATACATATAGGGTTGCAAATGAATCGAGACTTTCGTGAACTATTCGAAACTCGACTTGATAAAGGATGGTTTGAGATCGATTCGGATACTAAACAAACCGAATTTGAACCTCAAGTTAATTTAGGCTAGTTTAATAAATGAGTCAAATCTGAACCTGTTAGTATTCAGCTCAATTATTAGACTTGCAAACCTGACATCCGCTGTTTGTTCTCTTATCattgttttgcttttatttATGTGTCATTGCAGTGAAACTGTAGAGGAATACTCAAGGGAAGTAAGAAGACTATGCCAAAAGTTGCTTAGTTTTATAGCAATGAGCCTTGGTCTAAATAAGGACACTTTTGAGGAAATGTTTGGGGTAGCTGTCCAAGCTGTGAGGATGAACTACTACCCACCATGCCCTAGGCCTGACCTGGTTTTGGGACTAAGTCCCCATTCAGATGGGAGTGCCCTAACAGTGTTGCAGCAAGGAAAAGGCAGCTCAGTGGGCCTCCAAATACTCAAAGACAACACATGGGTCCCAGTTCAGCCTCTTCCAAATGCTCTTGTAATCAACGTTGGTGATACCATAGAAGTAAGAAAAAGTGTCTTTTCTTTAGAGTAAATTATGTCTATACCATTCTACTTCATGTCAAACCTCACTTTGGTACTTGGACTTTCAATTTGTGGGAGTCAAAACCATGCAATTTCGGTCAAGTTGAACTGTTGACATCCGTCGGTAGCTTGCTTAGAACATCGAACGAAAATTTATCTCATGACTCAAAAAATGGTCCGACAATTGGTACTGAATTCATTCCTCGGACAGCCACTTTTCtaatttaaacttaacttacTGAAGGCCAATAGGCCATAGATGGAGGGTAGGTAACATTATTGTAACTTGACCAAAAGTGCATATCTgtcaaaccaaaaacaaagggACTGGAGTGGAGATTGAGTCAAAgtttcctaattttctctcttgaTTTTGAATCTA
Coding sequences:
- the LOC131322112 gene encoding protein SRG1, whose amino-acid sequence is MAPVPLSPVNVGHIDDVQELRKAKPTKIPERFVRDETERPSLSKTNLSSAYETIPVVDLSKLVKGSQDEFQKEISKLAVSCEEWGFFQVINHGIDLDLLESIEKVGKEFFMLPLEEKQKYPMAPGTVQGYGQAFVFSEDQKLDWCNMFALGVEPHFIRVPKLWPTKPHKFSETVEEYSREVRRLCQKLLSFIAMSLGLNKDTFEEMFGVAVQAVRMNYYPPCPRPDLVLGLSPHSDGSALTVLQQGKGSSVGLQILKDNTWVPVQPLPNALVINVGDTIEVLTNGRYQSVEHRAVTDKEKDRLSIVTFYAPSYDIELGPIPQLVNGNLPCKYKRYSHGEYSKHYVTNKLQGKKTLEFAKINQTQNSS